Proteins found in one Quercus robur chromosome 2, dhQueRobu3.1, whole genome shotgun sequence genomic segment:
- the LOC126714364 gene encoding phosphatidylinositol 4-kinase gamma 5-like — protein sequence MFPDLNPVHRPMALGPLGGEYHVNERMERKSSGKRRVFVQTETGCVLGMELDRSDNAHTVKRKLQLALNVPIEESSLICGDTVLKNDLSVVRNDSPLLLTRNFLHRSSSTPCFSPTGRDLQQRDQSGPIEILGCSNQSPRTKDLVKDIAKAIKSGIDPIPVRSGLGGAYYFRNCLGENVAIVKPTDEEPYAPNNPKGFVGKILGQPGLKRTVRVGETGFREVAAYLLDHDHFANVPSTALVKITHPVFNVNDGVNGYIHQSRNQVSKIASLQQFIPHDFDASDHGTSSFPVTAVHRIGILDIRILNTDRHAGNLLVRKLDGVGRFGQVELVPIDHGLCLPESLEDPYFEWIHWPQASISFSEDELQYIDHLDPFWDSDMLRMELPMIREACLRVLVLCTIFLKEAAAFGLCLAEIGGMMSREFRGHDEEPSELELICIDARTLLVEREISTSEVKEGDKDEFQFDLDCEEDVLELTSNVEEEPTVETAFHFGPKGRNGHNLLYKLDERVEEEAAAEDKEGDELPLRGDEHAGLVPDRNLNVSKLSLSMKNISVAEKSWRHPGASQKCGYLVGTSSGNRSANEQFPVSSRFVKLADMSEEEWRQFLEYFQKLLRPAFESHKSGNVGQRQRRRLGTSCQF from the coding sequence ATGTTCCCTGATTTGAACCCTGTACATAGACCGATGGCACTAGGACCTCTTGGTGGTGAGTATCATGTTAATGAGAGAATGGAAAGAAAATCTTCTGGGAAGAGACGTGTGTTTGTGCAGACAGAAACCGGCTGTGTTTTGGGTATGGAGTTGGACAGGAGTGACAATGCCCACACAGTGAAGAGGAAGTTACAGCTTGCCCTTAATGTCCCAATTGAGGAAAGTTCATTGATATGTGGTGATACAGTGTTGAAGAATGATCTCAGTGTTGTTAGAAACGATTCTCCACTTCTTCTCACCAGGAACTTCTTGCACAGAAGCTCGTCTACCCCATGTTTCTCACCCACTGGGAGGGATCTTCAGCAGAGGGATCAAAGTGGCCCAATTGAGATATTGGGGTGCTCAAATCAATCTCCTAGAACGAAAGATCTGGTCAAGGACATTGCAAAGGCAATAAAGAGTGGCATTGATCCAATTCCTGTTCGTAGTGGGCTTGGAGGTGcttattattttagaaattgCCTTGGTGAAAATGTTGCTATTGTGAAACCAACAGATGAGGAACCTTATGCCCCTAACAACCCAAAAGGTTTTGTAGGCAAAATTCTTGGGCAACCAGGCCTGAAACGTACAGTGCGGGTAGGGGAGACAGGATTTAGGGAAGTTGCAGCCTACCTTCTTGACCATGATCATTTTGCCAATGTGCCCTCTACTGCTCTTGTGAAGATCACACATCCAGTTTTTAATGTCAATGATGGGGTAAATGGTTATATTCATCAAAGCAGGAATCAGGTCAGCAAGATTGCATCACTGCAGCAGTTTATTCCTCATGACTTCGATGCTAGTGATCATGGTACATCTAGTTTCCCTGTTACTGCTGTGCATAGGATTGGGATTTTAGATATCCGGATTTTAAACACAGATAGGCATGCAGGAAACCTTTTGGTTAGGAAGCTTGATGGGGTGGGGAGATTCGGACAGGTGGAGCTTGTTCCCATTGATCATGGCCTTTGCCTACCTGAAAGCTTGGAGGACCCCTACTTTGAGTGGATCCATTGGCCCCAGGCATCAATATCTTTCTCAGAGGATGAGCTTCAGTATATAGATCATCTTGACCCATTTTGGGATTCTGATATGCTTAGAATGGAGCTGCCCATGATTCGAGAAGCATGTCTTAGGGTCTTGGTTCTATGCACAATTTTCCTCAAGGAAGCCGCAGCTTTTGGTCTTTGTCTTGCTGAAATTGGTGGGATGATGAGTAGGGAGTTTCGGGGCCATGACGAGGAGCCAAGTGAGCTTGAGCTTATATGTATAGATGCAAGGACATTGTTAGTGGAGAGGGAGATATCAACTTCTGAGGTGAAAGAAGGAGACAAGGATGAGTTTCAATTTGACTTAGATTGTGAGGAAGATGTGTTGGAATTAACTTCAAATGTGGAAGAGGAACCGACTGTTGAAACAGCTTTTCATTTTGGACCAAAAGGTAGGAATGGCCATAATCTACTTTATAAGCTAGACGAGAGAGTTGAGGAGGAGGCGGCAGCGGAAGATAAAGAAGGGGATGAATTACCTCTAAGAGGAGATGAACATGCTGGCCTTGTGCCGGACAGGAATTTAAATGTTTCAAAGCTGTCCTTGTCTATGAAAAATATCAGCGTTGCTGAGAAGAGTTGGCGACACCCAGGTGCATCTCAGAAGTGTGGGTATTTGGTTGGTACATCATCTGGAAACAGGAGTGCGAATGAGCAGTTTCCTGTGAGTAGCAGGTTTGTAAAGCTGGCAGATATGAGTGAAGAGGAGTGGAGGCAGTTTCTTGAGTATTTCCAGAAGTTGCTGCGCCCAGCTTTTGAGAGTCATAAATCAGGAAATGTAGGTCAGAGGCAGAGACGGAGGCTTGGGACTTCTTGCCAGTTTTGA